The sequence below is a genomic window from Dyadobacter chenwenxiniae.
AACAGCATAAGCAGGATTTTCGAATTGCACCGGGAAAGGGTTTTGGTTGGAAAACTTCAATTTCAACACCACCTCCGATTTCCCCAAACGAAACTTTGTCATATCATAGTCCACAATTTCGACCTTCGGCAATCTGTAAAGAGGCAACCTTTTATCCATATCCAGCGTAATGCTATCTTTTCCCAGAATGGCTTTCTTCAAATGGAAGCGGCCTTCGAAATGATAATCAGCACTATCCTGGCCGGTGGCTGCTTCGGAATCACCTTCTTTTTTCAGTTTGGCAATTTTCAATTTTGCCGGAATCGTTACCAATGTGCTGTCACGCGGATTGATGGATAACGGTTTGGCATATTCATCTTCAATAATCGTTACCCCGTTCATTTGTACGAAGTAGTCAAACCTTTCCACATCCATCCCAACCGGGAGCGGATTGTCGACGAGCAGTTTTAGCGAAAGATCAATGGTACTGTCCGTAATGTTGCTGATTTGCCCAATTCCCATTTCAACCTTCGGCTTCAATCCTGAAACCGGGTTTGCATTCTCATTCTTATATTTTTTAAAAAAATACCAACCAAGTCCGGCGGTCGCCAGAAGTATCATAATGATAAGCGAGATTTTAAGCGACCGGTTGGAGTGCATAAAAGGTTGGTTTAAATAAATGGATAAATGCTCTGTTCAAAAATCGTTCCGGTAAATGTCCGAATCAATGCGGGTCACTTAAAAACTTCCCCAATAACGGATTTCCGCGAACGTATATGTGTAGTTAAGTCTTCACAATAACGGTGACGCAACGTCTTACACGGCACTCCGATTTTGGTACGGATTTTTAAGAAGGCAGGTCACAAGGATTAAATCCTTCACATCTAATAACAACAAACTACTAGAATTATGAAAGCGAGCAAAAGTAAATTCGTTAACCAAATCACTGAATCAGATAGCGCAAAGTTGAAAGAGCTTTTTGTAGACGGCCTGAAAGATATTTATTGGGCAGAAAAACACTTGGCAAAAGCATTGACAAAGATGTCGAAAAGTGCTACTTCGGAAGAACTGAAAGCAGCGTTTGAGAAACACACAACAGAAACCGAGGAACATGCGGCCAGACTTGAAGAAATTTTCGGATTGGTTGGCGAAAAAGCACAGGCGAAAAAATGTGCTGCTATGGAAGGCCTGATCGAGGAAGGCGAGGAGATTATCAGCAGCACAGACAAAGGAACAATGGTTCGCGACTGTGGATTGATCATGGCTGCTCAGAAAGTAGAGCATTATGAAATCGCATCTTACGGAACATTAAGGAACATTGCCCGCACACTTGGATACGGCGACGTAGCAGATATGCTGCAAATGACGCTTGATCAGGAAGGCGAAACCGACCACAAACTGACAGAACTGGCTGAAACATATGTGAACGAAGAAGCCAGCGCAGAATAATATTACACTTCATCATCAGACTAAACAAAAAGGGTTGACCAAATGGCCAACCCTTTTTGTTTGATGGGATTGTGCTCCCAAGTGCCCCAAACCCCTAAAGGGGCTTATTATTGTCGTTTTGTTGCCGTTACCCTCAAGCACAACGTAAAGTCCCCTTTAGGGGATTTAGGGGAAGGATCAAGCCAGATTCAATTTCCCATGATCACCGCCATCAGGCGTTGTACCCGTAAGGACCGCTTTTACCATGGAGAAGAAAACTACCATTTTCGAAGAGGTTGCGTCCCAATAGGCTGCTTCATCGGTTGTTACTTTTAGTACAACCAGATTCGGATCTTCCTTTCCTTCCGGGAACCATGCCTTCGACATCGGGTTCCACAATTCCTCTTTCCTGGTCTCATTCTCTACAATCTCCGCAGTACCAGAAACGCTGATGTAAGTGTTATTTTTGGGGTCTGAATAAATTAATGTGACCGGCTCACCCTGATTAGAGGCATCACCGATTTCTGTATTCCGGCTTGTAAAAAACCATACATTTCCTTGCTCATCGATTTCCAGGGTCGTCATCGGGCGCGACTCTATCTTTCCATTGGAGTAAGTGGTGTACATACAAAACCGGATATCCTCTGCCAATGATTTTAATTTTTGTATCGCCTCTTTATTTTGAAGGTCCTTTTCCATAATTGTTTAGTTTAATCCGATAATTATTTATCTGAGATTATAAAACAACTATTCCAAAACCTGATCAGCTGCGCATTAATTTTTCATATTCACGCTCTGCCAATCCTTTTTCATCCAGGCTGCTATATGCGGTAAAAAAATGCATTGAAAGCCCGATGCCCCATCCTGCCATCGGAAAAACAGGCCAAGGCAAATGGTCATTGCCAAAGTGTGGATAAGCAGTTACAGCCCACAGCAGCCACAAGCCAGCATTAACAACCAGGTAAGTGCTGAGATGAACCTTGAATGATGCTCTCTTTTTCGCTTTTCTCCAGATAAACTCATTACGCGGCGTTTCCATATCGGTATCGGTTTGGCTTGTTAAGGTATTTTTATAACCAATCGTTTCTCAATTGATATACCAATTTAAAGCACACACAGCCCCGGCAAAAGTGAATGAGGACAGAGTTTACTATTTTCACGACGAAAGAACAGATTATCCGGATGAACTGATTGGTAATTGCTTAAAATTCAAGACGATAATTCAGGACCGGAATCAGGCCTGTCTGTGTCGTGTTTCTGACTACCTTATCGGTTGGGTCGTAAGTTTGTTCGTAAGCATTCAAACGGTTGGTAACATTCTGAATGTCCAGGGAAATGGTCGAGGCCGTACGTTTTTTGTTTTTTGTGTAGCTGACACGGACATCGGACCGGAAATAGTAGGGCAATTGCCGGGAGTAAGCCCTGGTCCAATCTAGTTCCGTTTTACCAGTTTCTTTGGATTTTTCAAGATCGACAGGCGTGATGCGGTTTCCGCCGGATGCCAGCAGTTTAATGTTTGCTGCAAAGACGTTCGTTTTGTTCTTACCAACTTTCCATTCTTTTCCCGCCAGCACATTCTGAACAAAATGTCCATTGAACCTGCTATCCCGTTCAATACCATCCCTACCTGTGTATTTTGACTGATATAATGATGTGGTGCTCATTAAATAGATGCCGCCCGTCAGCGATTTTTCAATGGTTAACTCTACACCATAACTGCGTCCGGTTCCATCACTTACCAGCGAATCGTTTGCGAAACCGCTGATCTCGTTAATTTGAGAATTATGTAACAGATACGGTTTTGTGGAACCTGGCGTGCCGATCGGCACGTGATAATGATGTTGATAATAAGCCTCTGTCAGAATCCGCCAGCTGCTGGTGGGACGGAATTCATAACCGCCTACAAAATGTGCAGACTTCATCAGTTTAAGATCTTTATTAGCTGCCGCCGTTTTCCCGGTTTCCGCATTCACTTGCGCGAAATAGGTTGATATTGACTCTGTTTTGCTATGCAATCCGGCACCGAAGCTTAACGTGGATTTCGGAGCGACAGCCCATTTCATCCCTAATCTTGGTTCGAGCGAAACCTGGTTATTAAGTCCCAATAGCATGCCATGAACACCCGCATTGATCGTAACTGTCGGTGATATACGCGATTTAAGCTGGCCATATGCCTGATAAAGCTGAGTATTCCCCTTTTGATCCAGAAAAGTGCGAAAAGGACCATTTTCATTATTCCTGTCGAAAAGGTTGAAGTCAAGATGATTAATGATAAATCCCCCGCGGAAAGTATTGCGGGCATTCAGCTTATAGTTGAAGAGAGAAGAAATCCGGAGCGCCTGATTGACGAAACTTTGTCTGTAAGAAATTTGCTTTCCCACGTTGTCGGTTTCATCGGTAACCTTGGTTCCAGCATACGAAATGATGCTTTCCACGTAGGCCTTATTGTTGATATAGCGCAGATAATTGATCCCTAAAATGCCGCGGTTCGACGTGAAGACCTCGTTTTCAAAACCGGTTTTTTCCTTGGAAGTACTGATGCCGCCAATTCCCCACACCGTCACAACAGACTTGTCGTCAGAAGGAACATGGATTTTGAAAGCACCATCCTGGAAGTCAGTAGAAGCATCGCCCTGAATGTTCAGACCGAGCTTACTGAGTACAGACAATGTTGAATAGCGGTAATTGGCCAGATAGGAAGCCCCGCCCTTAGCGCCGATTGGCCCTTCAGCCGCAAAATCGAGGCCTAGTACGCCGGCTTGCATGGCGTATTCTCGCTTTTCGTTGTTTCCGTTTCTTAATTTCAAATCAAAAACGCCCGAGGTTGCATTGCCATATTCAGCCGGAAAAGCCCCTGTCAGGAAATCAGAATTGCCTAAAACGTTCGCACTCAACGCGCTGATGCCTCCACCGCTCGAACCTTCTTCGCCGAAGTGGTTGGGATTAGGGATTTCCACGCCTTCCATTCTCCATAACATTCCTTTTGGGCTGTTACCACGGATGATAATCTGATTTCCGCCGTCATCATTGGTCGCCACACCCGCAAATGACAAAGCCATCCTGGCCGGGTCATTCACCGAAGCCGCAAAACGCTTGGTCTGATCCACGGTAAAAGAGCGCCCGCTGACACTCACCATATCATTGAGCGGAGTGCCATTTTCCTTTTGCGCCTTCACCACCACTTCATCCAGCGACCTGAACGATTCAGCCAGTTTAATGGTCAGTTCCACCTCCTTACCTGAACCCACATTGATTTCCTGAAGGAATGCATCGTCATAACCCAGACTCGTAATTTTGAAGGAATGCCTGCCTACCGGCACCTTTTCGACACGGAATGTGCCCTCCGCATCCGTCGTCCCGCCCATGATCGGGTTCAATGTAGTAATGATCACATTTGCCCCGATCACCGGCTGCCGGGATTCCGCATCGATAACATGTCCTTTAACAAGTTGGGTAGGTTGCTGGGCGTAAGCCAGCGAGAAGACCGCCAGAGCGATCAGCACGAGGATATATTTTTTCATAGCTAACAGTTTTTCTTTCAGACAACTTAGCTATGCCCTACCCTAATTTTTTTGGGAAAAATTATTTTGTCGAGGCTACTTTGTAACAAATTATTTCCGCAGGCTATCGCAGAGTAATACAATGTTGGTAGCAATGTTATTAACAAGCATTCCGCAGAATCGCGGAGCGATGCAATATTGGTAGCAAGATAATGGGCACCGGTTCCGCCGAATCCCTGAGGGATGTGACTTCATACACGCCGTTTCAGCCCTCCGGGATTTTTTCGTATTGATACTTCATTCCATTCTACCAAAATTTCATCCCTCCGGGATTTTTCGAAAAATAACGGCTCATTTTATCCTACCAATTATATCCCTCTTGAATTCGCCTGTCATTGACTGTAATGGTGCCAATTTTTACTACAACATTGCCCGCAACGGCACCGGATCAAAAAAATGGTTCAGCGGACCGTTACCGTTGCCGGTTTTCACATCTTTGCCGGCTTCTATCGCGGCGGATATGTATTCTTTGGCAAAGATGATGGCTTCCGGGAGGGAATTGCCATGAGCCATGAATGTTGCAATAGCGGAAGACAGCGTGCAGCCGGTTCCGTGCAGATTCTGGCTGGGGATGAAGTCTGACTCGAAAACCAACACTTCCTGGGTTTTTTGTACCAAAACATCAAACAACTTCTCCGAAACCATATGCCCTCCTTTGAGCAAAACAGCCTTGCAGCCTTTGGTAACCATTTCCGAAGCCGCCTTCTTCATGGTTTCCAGCGAACCGATTTCCGTGGGTAACAAAAGTTTCGCTTCGTCCATGTTAGGGGTCACAAGATCTGCGATTGGAAATAACCTTTCCCAAAAAACACTGATCATCTCGGTCGTTGCAAGTTTCGTGCCGCTCGTCGATGTCAACACCGGGTCGATAACCACAAATTTGGGATTGAACTGCGCAATAATGTCAGCGATAATCAACGCGTTTTCAACAGTGCCTATCATGCCAATTTTAACCGCATCAACCTGAATATCTTCCAGAACCGCCAGTAATTGTTCTTTCAAAAAGTCCGCTGGCACTGGAAAAACCGCTCTTACTTCCAAGGTATTCTGGGCAGTGAGTGCCGTGATTGCAGATGTGCCGTAGCCGCCTAATGCGCCGATCGTTTTCAAGTCTGCCTGAATTCCAGCGCCGCCGACGCTGTCTGACCCCGCAATGGTAAGTATGGTTGGATATCGGTTCATGAATGGTCCGGGATTTGTAAATACTTATCGGTGAAAGTAGTAGTTTTGGGTAGACTAAAAAAAGACTCACTTAATAATGATTAAAGCTGCCATATTTGACATGGACGGATTGCTGATAGATTCGGAGCCAATCTGGACAGACGCCGCCCGCAGGGTGATGCAAAGAGTGAATTTCACGATTTCCGATGCACTCAAAAACCAAACAACCGGTCTTTCCATCAAACTTTTCCTTGAATATTGTCACAAAATTCAGCCCTGGAACGCCCCTAGTTTTGAAGAGCTGGAGCAACAGATCCTGGAATATGCCCATGAGAATATTCTGGCCCGCGCGGTGGCAATGCCAGGCGCAATAGCATTGGTCAAGAATTTAAAAGCCCAGGGTTTGAAGCTGGCTGTGGCTTCGGCTTCGCATATGGACTTGATAGAAGGCGTGCTGAAAAGGCTGGACATCATTGACTATTTCGACACCTGGCATTCGGGCGAGCTGGAAGAATTCACCAAACCGCACCCGGCAGTTTACCTGACAACAGCCGCCAAGTTGGGCTTGCTCCCGCAAGAATGCATTGCTTTTGAAGATTCACACGCGGGCCTCCGATCGGCTCATGCGGCGGGAATGATCACAATTTCGGTGCCTGCGATGGAGGTTTTTGAGGATACCAAATTTGATATGGCTCACTACAAGATCAGTTCATTGGAAAAATTCATATTGAGCGAAATGTCCGGCGTGCCTCAAAACGCGGTTGAAAATTAATACCCAAATATCAATTTCATTTATTAATGATCGGACTAAGACATTTCAGCATTGTGATCATGATCAGGATAGTGGTAATTATCCTGAGCGTGATTGCCCTTGCCTGGCTCGCGTCCAAGCACACGAACGAAGTGCTTGTATATGTGCTGGGAACCATTTTCATCTTTGTTCAGGGATCATTATTGTATCAGTATGTTACCAATGTTAACCGAAAACTGACGTACTTCCTCGAATCAGTCCGCTACTCGGATTTTACGATCAATTTCCGTTCCGACAATAAAATGGGCCGGACTTTTAAGGAACTTAACCAGCAATTTAATGAGGTGCTGCATGCTTTTCGCCAGGCCCGGGCGGAGAAGGAGGCTAACTTGCAATACTTGAATACAATTGTTCAGCATATTGGAACTGGTCTGATCACTTTCGACAGCAACGGGCAGGTTAATCTTATTAATAATGCGGCATTGCGTATGCTGGGTATTTACAGGTTGCATCAGCTGAGCGAGTTAAAAGAAAAACATCCAAGACTTTACGAATTGCTTTCCACGCTCGATAGTGGTGTGCGCGAACTTTACCGGACGCCTTCCGACCAACCCCTTGCGTTGCAGGGAGCGGCCATTCAGCTCCGGGGAATGTGGGTCAGGATTGTGGTTTTACAGAATATTCAGACGGAACTGCAACAACAGGAAGTGGAATCCTGGCAAAACCTTACCCGCGTTCTCCGGCATGAGATCATGAACTCGATGACGCCCATAGTTTCGCTTGTAGGCACAATGCGGCTCATTGTAAATGAAGACATCGAGAAATCCACCAATGACCAGGAAGCCGTTAATGATTTGAAAGAAGCATTACACACGCTGGAAAAACGGAGCAAGGGAATGATGCAATTTGTGAATGCCTACCGCGATTTTACAACATTGCCAAAACCTGTTTTTGCCAATCTCAGCGTTGCCGAACTTTTGCAGGAAGTGATCCAGTTATTACAAACAGACCTTACGGGCTCGGGCGTTTTGTGGAAAATTTCTGTAAAACCGGAAACATTAACTGTGAAAGCCGACGCCAGCCAGATCCAGCAAGTGCTCATTAACTTGGTAAAAAATGCTTCCGAAGCATTCTCAAATCAAACCAACAGATTGATCACCCTAAGCGCTTACCAGACTGACAATGTGACTATTATCGATGTTGAGGATAATGGGGACGGCATTGAACCCGAGGCCATTGAAAATATTTTCATACCTTTTTACACAACAAAAAAGACCGGCTCCGGCATTGGATTGAGCCTTTCACGGCAGATTTTGCAGCAGCACAACGGGCAGCTGAACGTGTCTTCGCAAGTGGGAAAAGGAACTGTTTTTACGCTGATTATTTAAGCTAACTTGCTTTTTCTGTATCCATAACTGAAATAAATGACAAGCCCGATCGCGAGCCAGATCACGAAGATCAGCCAGTTGGAGGAACCTAATTCCGTCATTAAGTAGAGGTTTGTCAAAATTCCCGCAACAGGTAGAATCGAAAAATTGTATTTGTAGCTCATCACGGCCATCACGAACCAGGTGATCCAGAAAATGATCGTTAAAAGCTTGTGCTCAATGATTTCCATACCCGACATGGCTTTCCATTCGTCTATCACACTTTGTCCATAAATGCTTAACCCAAGGATAGCAAGGACCAGCAGAAGTCCTACCAGATATTTTCCATTTAGATAAGGGACACGGAATTTGGATTGCGCTGAAATGCCTGTGTGATCCAGATAAAGCACGCCGCCACAAACCAAAATAAATGCAAAGAATGTCCCCACACTGGTCAGGTCCACAAAGAAATCCATCTTGAAAAATAATGCGGGAATACCCACTACAAAACCCGTAACAATGGTTGCGAAGGAGGGAGTCTGATATTTGGGATGAATCTTCGAGAATTTTTTCCAAAGCAAACCATCGCGGCTCATCGTCATCCAGATACGTGGCTGACCAAGCTGATAAACCAGCAATGCACTCGTAATAGCAATGACAGAACTGACCGAAATAACGCCAGCCATGAAATCAAGGCCATTTTTCTCAAAAACAAATGCCAGCGGATCACTTACTTTCAGCTCTGAATAATTGACCATTCCGGTAAGCACCAATGTGATGAGTACATATAATATTGTGCAAATTACCAGACAGTAAATCATCGCCTTGGGCATGTCGCGCTGCGGATTTTTACATTCTTCGGCAGTTGTTGAAATAGAATCAAAACCAATGAATGCGAAAAAAACGGAGGCGACCCCACCCATGACGCCTTTGATGCCATTGGGTGCAAATGGCGACCAGTTTTCGGGTTTTACATAAAATGCCCCGGCGAAAATCACCAGCAAAACGACCCCTATTTTCAGCACCACCATGATATTGCTGGCGGTTCGCGACTCGCGGATACCAATGTAAACCAATGCAGTAATAAGCAATGTTATCAGTCCCGCAGGCAGATTAAGCATGATGTGGAAATCACCGATTGCCGGAGAAGATTCATAAGCCGCAGCCGCAAAACGTTCGTAAGTGCTCATTTCGGCGGCAGCGCCACTTTGCAACTTGGCAAATGCATCAGAGGCCGTTTCATGGTTGACCGTAAGCCAGCCCGGCAGGACAATGCCGAAGCCTTTAAGCATTCCCGTAAAGTATTCCGACCAGGAAATCGCGACGACCATGTTGGAAACCGCATATTCCAAAATCAACGACCAGCCAATGATCCATGCAAACAACTCACCAAAAGCAACGTACGCATACGTGTACGCGCTACCGGAGACGGGCACGGTGCTCGCAAACTGCGCATACGACAATGCTGTAAAAACGCAGGCAATAGCCGTAAAAATGAATAATAATGATACAGCCGGACCACCGTTATAGCTCGCAACCCCGATCGTACTGAAAATCCCTGCCCCTACAATTGCCGCTATACCGAGGGAGACCAGGTCCCTCACGCCAAGGATCTTGGCTAAACCGCCATTTTCCGCAGAATCAGCATCTTTAAGTATTTGGCTAACTGTTTTTTTACGAAAGAGAGAAGAATTTTGTTTCATGCAGGCGCTGATTTGGCAAAGTCTAGGTATGTAATAAGTTGGCTAAAATAACGATATTCTCAACGCATCTTTCCATCCGTTGATATTTTGTTTAATAAATCACAAATTTTCCATAGAAAATTCTCCGGGCTGAAATCAAACGCGAAAACAATGTGTTTGAAACCATATAATTACTTAATTTTCCGGCTAGCAACCCCACCACATCCCATGAAAAAAAACGTTACGTTACTTGTCCTTATACTGCTTTCTGTCAGGATATTGGATGCCCAGGACATGAAGGCCTACACAACTGCTCAGGCTCATTCCCACAATGATTACGAAAGAAAAGGTGCCTTCCGGGACGCTTATGATCAGCAGTTCGGGTCCATTGAAGCGGACCTTTTTTTAATAAATGACACGCTGTTCGTAGCTCACAATCTAAAAGACATCCATCCTAAAAGAACATTAAGTACGCTCTACATTCAGCCGATCCTCGCTAGCGTCGAGAAAAACGGCGGGAGCATTTATGCACAAAAGGATGTGCCGTTACAATTGCTGATTGATTTGAAAACCGGGGCTTCGGAGACGCTCGCTGCGCTGGTCAGGGAACTCGAACCGCACAAGCAAATTTTTGCACCCAACGGCACTGTAACAATTGTAGTGAGCGGCAACACGCCCGCCCCTGCCGATTTTGACAAATATCCGGACTTCATTTTTTTCGATGGAAGACCCGAACTTACTTACACGCCGGATCAACTCAAACGGGTCGGCTTGATCAGCCAGGGTTTCGGGAAATACTCAAAATGGAACGGCGAGGGCCCCTTACCTGAAAAGGAAAAGAAAACGATCCAGAAAGTGATCAGGCAAACCCACGATCTGGGTAAAAAAATGCGGTTATGGGCTACGCCGGACAACATCAATTCCTGGAAGATCATGATGGCCCTGGGTGTGGATTATCTGAATACGGATAAAGTAAAAGAATTGGGCGATTACCTCCGCACTGCACCTCGATAACATTTTTAATTAGATTTAACTGCTTTTACATTTTTCAATGGTATAACTTCTCCTCCATGTCGTCCGAACACAACGCGTCGGCGCCCGGCGCTACGCTCAAGAAAGTTTTAAAACCAATACACCTTTGGGCGATTGCCGTCGGGCTGGTGATTTCAGGTGAATATTTCGGATGGAACTATGGATGGGGCGTTTCGGGCACCGTTGGCTTCCTCATCGCGACACTCCTGGTAACGCTGATGTACGTGACATTTATTTTCAGCTTTACCGAGCTTACCACTTCCATTCCGCAGGCTGGCGGGCCGTTTTCTTACTCGCAACGCGCTTTTGGCTGGTTTGGGGGGTTAATAGCAGGTTACGCTACACTCGTAGAATTTTTGGTGACACCACCCGCCATTGCATTTGCATTGGGAAGCTACACACACTTTCTTTATCCGTCACTGGGAGTGCTAGATGTAGCTTTTGCCTGTTATGTTATTTTTATATTAATTAATCTACTGGGAATCAAGGAGTCTGCAATGTTCTCACTGGTGGTGACGTTGCTGGCGGTCGGCGAGCTGCTGATCTATATAGGCATTGTTGCTCCGCATTTTTCATACAAAACTTTCGTGACCGAGCCGATGCCATTTGGCTGGCCAGGCGTGTTTGCTGCGTTACCATTTGCAATCTGGTTTTACCTCGCCATTGAAGGCGTTGCCATGGTGGCCGAAGAAGTGGAAGATCCTAAACGGACTATTTCCAGAGGTTACATTTACGGAATTTTAACATTGGTTGTGCTGGCGCTCGCCGTGATGGTTTTTACCGGTGGCGTAGCACATTGGCGGCTTTTGAGCGAAATCGATTATCCCCTGCCCGCCGCACTAGGCATTGTGCTGGGCCGCGACAGTGCACTTACACAACTATTTGCCAGCCTGGGACTTTTTGGGCTTATCGCTTCTTTTCACGGCACCATCATTGGGTATTCACGACAAATTTACGCATTGGCAAGGGCTGGATTGTTACCTTCTTTTCTGGGAAATGTGAATGCCAGATTCCAGACACCACACTGGGCACTCATCGGCGGCGGAATTGTCGGGTGCATCGCGCTTAAATTGGGCACGACTGACCAGGTGATCATTCTGGCGGCATTGGGAGCGGTTGTGATGTACATTATCAGTATGGTTGCGCTCTTCATGCTTCGCCGTAATGAACCCGGTCTCGAGCGCCCCTTTATCGTGCCTGCCTATCCTTACTTCCCTCTCATAGCACTTATCTTATCAGTCGTCTGTCTCATTGCAATTATCTATTATAATCTGGTCCTGAGCTTATGGTTCTTTTCCGGGCTTGTATTGGTTACTGTTCTCTATATGGCAACAGGGAGACACAAAGTTTCCAAACACATCGACAGCGCCACAGGTAATTAAAGGATTGAGGCCGACATAGTTTTTACCGGTTACTAAATTGTTTTAAAAAAATGGTCTCGATTGACAACTAATTCGTACATTAATCTGGAATTTTTACTCAACGGTAACCTTAAATTTGCAATTTTTTGAAAATGCTAACATTGTCCCTGCTCGTAAACCCTGATTTTAACAGTATGGGATTGAATTTTACAAATCCAGAATGAATATTTTAATTGTTGAGGACGACCTGATTGTAGCAAAACATCTTCAATATTTACTTAACGGCTTCGGGTATGATGCGAATGACGTTGCAACGGATTACAGTACGGCTGTTGAATTACTCAATAGCAAAGTCTTCCATGTTGCCATTTTAGACATTAGTTTGAACGGCTACCAAACCGGGATTGACCTTGCGCATTACATTCGTGAAAATTTCAAGATCCCCTTCCTGTTTCTTTCCAGTCACGAGGATATAGCCATTGTCAATGCGGCTTTGCAAGCTTCTCCACATGCTTTTCTTCAAAAGCCATGTCAAAAAATCACTGTATATACTGCGGTTAAGCTGGCTCTGAAAAATTACCGCCTTGCAGCTTTGGCGGGAGAGTCCAATCAGGAGGATAAACAGGATTCCACGGTAATCAAAGATGCGCTTTTCATCAAAGAGAAGCATATGTTTACCAAAATCCTGCTTGCCGATATCCTTTACATCCGCAGCGACGACAATTATCTTGAATTGCACACCAAAAAGAAGAAATACACCATTCGGGAGACGCTCAAAAACATGCTTCAGCAACTTCCGGCCAATTATTTTTTCCGGGTTCACAAGTCTTTCATCATTAATCTCCATGCCATTACATCAATCAATTACATTCATGTGATGATCAATGACATTGAAATCCCGATTACAAATGACAACCGAAATGAACTGCTAAGCCGGGTGAAAACTTTTTCGTGAGAAGCCCCGGAAATCTCCAAACCACACATGCTGATTCCCTTTCTTTACCCCGGAAATCAGCTACTTCACCCCATTATTTTGTCAGTTATCCGACTACAAACTATTATTACAATACGTAAATTCCTCTCCTATTTAAAACCAGTGTTCTTGCGACAGGCGCCTGAGCTTCAACATTTAAGAAAAAAAATTAGAAGCTCAGGCATCCATTTCAGTTCGGGGAACGTAAATGTTATAAATTAAATATGTGCGTAAACACAAACTTGATCTCCAAAATATTTACCATACCATACCAAACCTAAACTAAATCATTA
It includes:
- a CDS encoding TonB-dependent receptor, translated to MKKYILVLIALAVFSLAYAQQPTQLVKGHVIDAESRQPVIGANVIITTLNPIMGGTTDAEGTFRVEKVPVGRHSFKITSLGYDDAFLQEINVGSGKEVELTIKLAESFRSLDEVVVKAQKENGTPLNDMVSVSGRSFTVDQTKRFAASVNDPARMALSFAGVATNDDGGNQIIIRGNSPKGMLWRMEGVEIPNPNHFGEEGSSGGGISALSANVLGNSDFLTGAFPAEYGNATSGVFDLKLRNGNNEKREYAMQAGVLGLDFAAEGPIGAKGGASYLANYRYSTLSVLSKLGLNIQGDASTDFQDGAFKIHVPSDDKSVVTVWGIGGISTSKEKTGFENEVFTSNRGILGINYLRYINNKAYVESIISYAGTKVTDETDNVGKQISYRQSFVNQALRISSLFNYKLNARNTFRGGFIINHLDFNLFDRNNENGPFRTFLDQKGNTQLYQAYGQLKSRISPTVTINAGVHGMLLGLNNQVSLEPRLGMKWAVAPKSTLSFGAGLHSKTESISTYFAQVNAETGKTAAANKDLKLMKSAHFVGGYEFRPTSSWRILTEAYYQHHYHVPIGTPGSTKPYLLHNSQINEISGFANDSLVSDGTGRSYGVELTIEKSLTGGIYLMSTTSLYQSKYTGRDGIERDSRFNGHFVQNVLAGKEWKVGKNKTNVFAANIKLLASGGNRITPVDLEKSKETGKTELDWTRAYSRQLPYYFRSDVRVSYTKNKKRTASTISLDIQNVTNRLNAYEQTYDPTDKVVRNTTQTGLIPVLNYRLEF
- a CDS encoding LEA type 2 family protein codes for the protein MHSNRSLKISLIIMILLATAGLGWYFFKKYKNENANPVSGLKPKVEMGIGQISNITDSTIDLSLKLLVDNPLPVGMDVERFDYFVQMNGVTIIEDEYAKPLSINPRDSTLVTIPAKLKIAKLKKEGDSEAATGQDSADYHFEGRFHLKKAILGKDSITLDMDKRLPLYRLPKVEIVDYDMTKFRLGKSEVVLKLKFSNQNPFPVQFENPAYAVDLGKQDRLAEGSVKGVTKVKGKSSELYEIPLAIDMGKVLKAAGQLVSKGKGLPFTLYFKSKLVSENDIFKNSDVNIIVNGTLKDLETVQKNLSK
- the hxpB gene encoding hexitol phosphatase HxpB gives rise to the protein MIKAAIFDMDGLLIDSEPIWTDAARRVMQRVNFTISDALKNQTTGLSIKLFLEYCHKIQPWNAPSFEELEQQILEYAHENILARAVAMPGAIALVKNLKAQGLKLAVASASHMDLIEGVLKRLDIIDYFDTWHSGELEEFTKPHPAVYLTTAAKLGLLPQECIAFEDSHAGLRSAHAAGMITISVPAMEVFEDTKFDMAHYKISSLEKFILSEMSGVPQNAVEN
- the thiD gene encoding bifunctional hydroxymethylpyrimidine kinase/phosphomethylpyrimidine kinase, which codes for MNRYPTILTIAGSDSVGGAGIQADLKTIGALGGYGTSAITALTAQNTLEVRAVFPVPADFLKEQLLAVLEDIQVDAVKIGMIGTVENALIIADIIAQFNPKFVVIDPVLTSTSGTKLATTEMISVFWERLFPIADLVTPNMDEAKLLLPTEIGSLETMKKAASEMVTKGCKAVLLKGGHMVSEKLFDVLVQKTQEVLVFESDFIPSQNLHGTGCTLSSAIATFMAHGNSLPEAIIFAKEYISAAIEAGKDVKTGNGNGPLNHFFDPVPLRAML
- a CDS encoding YciE/YciF ferroxidase family protein: MKASKSKFVNQITESDSAKLKELFVDGLKDIYWAEKHLAKALTKMSKSATSEELKAAFEKHTTETEEHAARLEEIFGLVGEKAQAKKCAAMEGLIEEGEEIISSTDKGTMVRDCGLIMAAQKVEHYEIASYGTLRNIARTLGYGDVADMLQMTLDQEGETDHKLTELAETYVNEEASAE
- a CDS encoding pyridoxamine 5'-phosphate oxidase family protein, whose amino-acid sequence is MEKDLQNKEAIQKLKSLAEDIRFCMYTTYSNGKIESRPMTTLEIDEQGNVWFFTSRNTEIGDASNQGEPVTLIYSDPKNNTYISVSGTAEIVENETRKEELWNPMSKAWFPEGKEDPNLVVLKVTTDEAAYWDATSSKMVVFFSMVKAVLTGTTPDGGDHGKLNLA
- a CDS encoding 2TM domain-containing protein, producing the protein METPRNEFIWRKAKKRASFKVHLSTYLVVNAGLWLLWAVTAYPHFGNDHLPWPVFPMAGWGIGLSMHFFTAYSSLDEKGLAEREYEKLMRS